One part of the Loxodonta africana isolate mLoxAfr1 chromosome 13, mLoxAfr1.hap2, whole genome shotgun sequence genome encodes these proteins:
- the LOC111752668 gene encoding collagen alpha-1(VII) chain-like, with translation MPAVSSERRLAPCRRHTFNFTRRLPPPLRRGGRGRGRGEGAQSGRQEGFRAQPQARGCAWARRASSSAGAGFTFCRAPFLSGVPRLPEGRRQPGLRRSPEPRAKMGCGGVDVPGDPCSPHLGPRPLSPDLIRLGEVQAVLRRNRNPSGSPQAELRGRDGSRARLRSPRQRKGPTYPRSPRSRHGPRLLAVSGRPPEAAPALPRTGKRFKANVRAAGAPSSPGRENPRPRNARSQCQAAVVRGAPRRLCPAGSVR, from the coding sequence ATGCCAGCAGTCAGCAGCGAGCGCAGACTCGCCCCTTGCAGGAGGCACACGTTCAACTTCACTAGACGCTTGCCACCCCCGCTCAGACGAGGGGGTCGGGGTCGGGGCCGCGGTGAGGGCGCACAGAGCGGCCGGCAGGAGGGCTTCAGGGCACAGCCGCAGGCACGGGGATGCGCCTGGGCGCGCAGGGCTTCGAGCTCTGCCGGCGCTGGGTTTACTTTCTGCCGTGCCCCTTTCCTGTCCGGTGTCCCCCGCCTCCCCGAGGGCAGACGTCAGCCCGGCCTTCGCCGGTCCCCGGAGCCCCGCGCCAAGATGGGCTGCGGAGGCGTCGACGTTCCCGGGGACCCCTGCTCTCCCCACCTGGGCCCGCGCCCCCTCAGCCCGGACCTAATCCGCCTGGGCGAGGTACAGGCTGTACTGAGGCGGAACCGGAATCCCAGTGGCTCACCCCAGGCAGAGCTGCGGGGCAGGGACGGGAGCCGAGCGCGCCTGCGCTCCCCACGCCAAAGGAAAGGCCCGACGTACCCGCGGAGCCCGAGGAGCCGCCACGGGCCGCGCCTTCTCGCCGTCTCGGGCCGGCCCCCGGAAGCAGCTCCAGCCCTGCCGAGGACAGGGAAGCGATTTAAGGCAAACGTCCGTGCGGCGGGGGCCCCTTCCTCCCCCGGACGGGAAAACCCCCGGCCGCGGAACGCGCGCAGTCAGTGCCAGGCGGCGGTAGTCCGGGGCGCGCCGCGGCGGCTCTGCCCCGCAGGCTCCGTCAGGTGA